In Pochonia chlamydosporia 170 chromosome 3, whole genome shotgun sequence, the following are encoded in one genomic region:
- a CDS encoding 60S ribosomal protein L21 (similar to Metarhizium acridum CQMa 102 XP_007811694.1): MGHSYGKRAGTRYAFSRNFRQKGMIALNTYLKTYRVGDIVDIKVNGAVQKGMPYKVYHGKTGVVYNVTKSSVGVIIYKKVWHRYIEKRINVRIEHVQPSRSREDFLKRVKSNAEAKKKAAADGVTVQVKRLPALPREARTVSLTDNPPETVTPLPYETTI; this comes from the exons ATGGGTCACTCTTACGGAAAGCGAGCGGGCACCCGC TATGCCTTTAGCCGCAACTTCCGCCAGAAGGGCATGATCGCCCTGAACACGTACCTGAAGACGTACCG TGTTGGCGATATTGTTGACATCAAGGTCAACGGTGCCGTTCAGAAGGG TATGCCCTACAAGGTCTACCACGGCAAGACTGGCGTTGTCTACAACGTCACCAAGAGCTCTGTTGGTGTCATCATCTACAAGAAGGTCTGGCACCGATACATCGAGAAGCGCATCAACGTCCGCATCGAGCACGTCCAGCCCTCCAGATCTCGTGAGGATTTCCTGAAGCGAGTCAAGTCCAAcgccgaggccaagaagaaggccgccgCCGATGGTGTTACCGTCCAGGTTAAGCGATTGCCTGCTCTTCCCCGGGAAGCCCGCACTGTCTCTCTGACCGACAACCCTCCTGAGACTGTTACTCCTTT
- a CDS encoding pre-mRNA-splicing factor slu7 (similar to Coccidioides immitis RS XP_001246627.1), whose translation MPPAPPRKPETGAANKEENIYIPSFISKRPFYAGEEGDDNDYLKHQRREDKKESSQWYDRGRKSGPAATKYRKGACENCGAMTHKAKDCLSRPRAKGAKWSGKDIQADEVIQDVNLGWDAKRDRWNGYDSKEYRTVVDEFNQMEDLRKKSQKAQNGDEGSEDGDKYAEENDMSKHQSTATRQLRIREDTAKYLLNLDLESAKYDPKTRSLVDGGATGGKAADLFAEEGFMRSSGEAGEFEKAQRYAWEAQEKSGDTSQHLQANPTAGAFYRKKELEEAEKQRAEREQQLLEKYGQSDQKAMPAALRNMMVTESESYVEYDEAGLIKGAPRKAAKSKYAEDVLINNHTSVWGSWWSNFKWGYACCHSFVKNSYCTGEEGKEAWEAAERQRSGANLIEAPEEAKEDDTQTEEPTKEEPSGINAKKRTREEMLNGISEAELDEYRKKRAAADDPMAKLLGKDELLS comes from the coding sequence ATGCCGCCCGCTCCTCCTCGCAAGCCTGAGACAGGCGCGGCAAACAAGGAGGAGAACATATACATCCCGTCTTTTATCAGTAAAAGACCGTTTtatgctggagaagaaggcgacgatAATGACTATCTCAAGCATCAGCGACGAGAGGATAAGAAGGAGTCATCACAATGGTATGATCGAGGTCGAAAGTCCGGACCAGCCGCGACGAAATATCGAAAGGGCGCTTGTGAAAACTGCGGTGCCATGACGCACAAAGCGAAAGACTGCCTGAGTCGTCCTAGAGCCAAGGGCGCCAAGTGGAGTGGCAAGGACATCCAAGCAGACGAGGTCATCCAGGATGTCAACTTAGGGTGGGATGCTAAGCGAGACCGCTGGAACGGTTACGACTCTAAAGAATATCGAACTGTGGTGGATGAGTTCAATCAGATGGAGGACTTGCGAAAGAAATCACAAAAAGCGCAAAACGGTGACGAAGGCTCCGAAGACGGCGACAAATATGCCGAGGAAAATGACATGAGTAAACATCAGAGCACGGCAACGCGGCAACTGCGAATTAGGGAGGATACAGCAAAATACCTCCTGAACCTCGATTTAGAATCTGCGAAATATGATCCCAAGACAAGATCATTGGTTGACGGCGGAGCGACAGGCGGTAAAGCTGCAGACCTTTTCGCTGAGGAGGGATTCATGCGATCCTCGGGTGAGGCTGGGGAGTTTGAAAAGGCCCAAAGATATGCTTGGGAGGCACAAGAAAAAAGCGGCGACACATCACAGCATTTGCAAGCAAATCCCACTGCTGGTGCATTCTACCGAAAAAAGGAActggaggaggcggagaaACAGCGTGCGGAACGCGAGCAACAACTTCTGGAGAAGTATGGACAAAGTGATCAGAAAGCCATGCCTGCGGCGTTGCGTAATATGATGGTCACCGAGTCTGAATCATATGTGGAATACGATGAGGCTGGATTGATCAAGGGAGCGCCGCGGaaggcagccaagtcaaagtATGCCGAGGATGTGTTGATCAACAATCATACTTCTGTATGGGGCAGCTGGTGGTCAAATTTCAAATGGGGATATGCCTGTTGCCACTCATTTGTGAAGAATAGTTACTGCACTGGCGAAGAGGGGAAAGAAGCCTGGGAAGCAGCTGAACGACAAAGGAGTGGCGCAAACTTGATTGAAGCTCCAGAGGAGGCAAAGGAGGATGACACCCAAACGGAAGAACCCACAAAAGAAGAGCCGTCAGGGATTAACGCGAAGAAGCGCACCCGGGAGGAAATGTTGAACGGCATCTCGGAAGCAGAATTAGACGAGTATCGGAAAAAAAGAGCGGCAGCAGATGATCCTATGGCAAAGCTCCTAGGCAAGGACGAATTACTAAGCTAG
- a CDS encoding 40S ribosomal protein S9 (similar to Metarhizium acridum CQMa 102 XP_007811695.1), protein MPPRAHSKTSRVPRRPFESARLDSELKLVGEYGLRNKREVWRVGLTLSKIRRAARQLLTLDEKDPKRLFEGNALIRRLVRVGVLDESRMKLDYVLALKIEDFLERRLQTCVYKLGLAKSIHHARVLIRQRHIRVGKQIVNVPSFIVRLDSQKHIDFALNSPFGSGRPGRVRRKKAKAAEGGADGEEEEDDE, encoded by the exons ATGCCTCCCCGCGCCCATTCGAAGACGTCCCGTGTCCCCCGCAGACCTTTCGAGTCTGCTCGATT GGACTCTGAGTTGAAGCTCGTTGGCGAGTATGGTCTGCGCAATAAGCGTGAGGTCTGGAGAGTCGGTCTGACTCTGTCCAAGATTCGTCGTGCTGCCCG TCAGCTTCTTACCCTCGATGAGAAGGACCCCAAGCGTCTGTTCGAAGGCAATGCCCTCATTCGCCGTCTCGTTCGTGTCGGTGTCCTCGACGAGTCCCGCATGAAGCTCGATTACGTGCTTGCCCTTAAGATCGAGGATTTCTTGGAGCGCCGTCTCCAGACTTGTGTCTACAAGCTCGGTCTTGCCAAGTCTATCCACCACGCCCGTGTCCTCATCCGCCAGCGCCACATCCGCGTTGGCAAGCAGATCGTCAACGTTCCTTCTTTCATCGTCCGTCTCGATTCCCAGAAGCACATCGACTTCGCTCTGAACTCGCCATTCGGCAGCGGTCGCCCTGGCCGTGTCCGCAgaaagaaggccaaggctgccgaggGCGGTGCtgatggcgaggaggaggaggatgacgagtaA